One Parafrankia discariae DNA segment encodes these proteins:
- a CDS encoding transposase domain-containing protein, which yields MVTPDQVSVGVLVTAVPRDAVDEAVAACGVGERRRGGKLPPHVTAYLTLAMCLFSD from the coding sequence ATGGTGACTCCGGACCAGGTGTCGGTGGGTGTGCTGGTGACGGCGGTGCCGCGGGACGCGGTGGACGAGGCGGTGGCGGCCTGCGGCGTCGGTGAGCGGCGCAGGGGCGGGAAACTCCCACCCCATGTGACGGCCTATCTGACGTTGGCGATGTGTCTGTTCTCAGACG